A region of Candidatus Paceibacterota bacterium DNA encodes the following proteins:
- the nusA gene encoding transcription termination factor NusA, whose product MMDLKVLKSALEQLEEERKIPREKIIDAIEQALAAAYRRDYGKKGQIVRAHFDLDTGSTDFLQVKIIADETTVKDPIPEDASEEEKIKDSEDIRERYNPEHHIFLEDAKKIKKDAVLGEEIVFPLETKDDYGRIAAQSAKQVIIQRIREAEKFSVLEEYSDKQGTIISGIVQRIERGNAFLDLGRTTAILPMEEQIPGEFYRRGERIRAYLYAVEETPRGINIKLSRTHPRFIEELFKLESPEIANDVVLIKAVAREAGSRSKIAVSSTDQHVDPIGACVGQRGVRVSTVIQELSGEKIDIIEWSEDPKRFVADALSPARVTSVLIDETERQARVEVSEDQLSLAIGKGGQNVRLANKLTGWRIDIVSTKGEEILKTDGDVIEMSDDAKAEFGAPENIPGEEEPLKEVLE is encoded by the coding sequence ATGATGGATTTAAAGGTTTTAAAATCAGCTCTCGAGCAACTTGAGGAAGAGCGTAAAATTCCAAGAGAGAAAATAATAGACGCTATTGAACAAGCCCTTGCTGCGGCTTATCGTCGTGATTACGGGAAAAAAGGCCAGATTGTTCGGGCTCATTTTGACTTGGACACTGGTTCAACAGATTTTCTCCAGGTAAAAATAATTGCCGACGAAACAACTGTTAAAGACCCTATTCCAGAAGATGCTTCAGAGGAAGAGAAAATAAAGGATTCTGAAGACATCCGCGAGCGCTATAATCCTGAGCACCATATTTTCCTTGAAGATGCTAAGAAAATAAAAAAGGATGCTGTTTTGGGCGAAGAGATAGTGTTTCCTCTTGAAACAAAAGATGATTACGGCCGAATCGCCGCACAAAGCGCCAAGCAAGTTATCATTCAGCGCATTAGAGAAGCTGAAAAATTCTCTGTTTTGGAGGAGTACTCAGACAAGCAAGGAACAATTATCTCTGGAATCGTTCAGAGAATAGAGCGCGGAAACGCTTTCTTAGACCTCGGAAGAACAACGGCTATTTTACCAATGGAAGAACAAATCCCTGGTGAATTTTATCGCCGTGGCGAACGTATTCGAGCTTACTTATATGCAGTTGAGGAAACACCTCGTGGAATTAACATAAAACTATCACGTACCCACCCTCGTTTTATTGAAGAACTCTTTAAATTAGAGTCTCCAGAAATTGCCAACGACGTTGTTTTGATCAAAGCTGTTGCTCGCGAAGCTGGCTCACGCTCAAAAATTGCAGTTTCTTCGACAGACCAGCACGTAGATCCTATTGGAGCCTGTGTTGGACAACGTGGAGTTCGTGTATCAACTGTTATTCAAGAACTTTCTGGAGAAAAAATAGACATTATTGAATGGTCAGAAGACCCAAAGCGCTTTGTTGCTGATGCTTTGTCCCCAGCACGAGTTACTAGTGTTCTAATCGACGAAACAGAGCGCCAAGCACGCGTTGAAGTTTCGGAGGATCAATTGTCGCTTGCTATCGGTAAGGGTGGTCAAAATGTCCGCCTCGCAAACAAACTAACCGGCTGGAGAATAGATATTGTTAGTACTAAGGGAGAAGAAATCTTAAAAACAGACGGTGATGTTATCGAAATGTCCGACGATGCAAAAGCTGAATTTGGCGCACCAGAAAACATTCCAGGAGAAGAAGAACCACTAAAAGAGGTGTTAGAATAA
- a CDS encoding ATPase, T2SS/T4P/T4SS family, which translates to MNLDEAQLKKFILDSGLVSRADMEAIEKKFKKKGQSLSDALLSEGKISENDLKRTEAYILGIPYISLKGEKIEFSVLSLIPEPVARHHNIVSYKKTATELEVAMLDADDLEAIEFIKKKTGLKILPRLTDTESIKGVLLQYQKSLKAEFDDIIQKEASTLKLIAEDGGEDISEKELKKLAEDLPVVRIVDTLLNHAIIQDASDIHIEPQDGQLLVRYRVDGILRDAMVLPKTAGPGIVARIKVLSNLKLDEKRLPQDGRFKINLSDQNVSFRVSTLPTYFGEKTVMRLLKESVSGFTLEGLGFHGDGLEQIHSATRQTVGMILATGPTGSGKTTTLYTILDIVNTPDVNISTVEDPIEYQMKRINQTQVKPEIGLTFANGLRSLVRQDPDIIMVGEIRDNETASLAINAALTGHLVLSTLHTNSAAGAMPRLLEMGVEPFLLTSTLDVVLAQRLVRRLCSQKEKYNLSDLELRNLGKLVDLERMLKFLREEKIIGPKDGWDKVSFYKPMKSAECEEGYKGRIGIHEVLKVTPTIKELILKGATSDEIESQAKKEGMMTMLEDGIFFAAQGVTTIEEVLRVVSE; encoded by the coding sequence ATGAACCTTGACGAAGCACAATTAAAAAAATTTATTCTTGATTCTGGTCTTGTTTCGCGTGCGGACATGGAGGCCATTGAGAAAAAATTTAAGAAAAAAGGACAGTCACTTAGTGACGCACTTCTTTCTGAGGGAAAAATATCAGAAAATGATTTAAAAAGAACAGAAGCATACATCCTCGGAATACCATATATAAGTTTGAAGGGAGAAAAAATAGAGTTCTCAGTTCTTTCTTTAATCCCTGAACCAGTAGCAAGGCATCATAATATTGTTTCTTATAAAAAAACTGCGACAGAACTCGAGGTCGCTATGCTTGATGCTGATGACCTTGAGGCAATAGAGTTTATTAAAAAGAAAACAGGATTAAAAATTTTGCCACGCCTAACAGATACAGAGTCTATTAAAGGAGTACTTCTTCAGTATCAAAAAAGTCTTAAGGCGGAGTTTGATGACATTATTCAAAAAGAGGCGAGTACTCTAAAGCTTATTGCAGAGGATGGTGGTGAAGATATTTCGGAAAAAGAATTAAAAAAGCTTGCTGAAGATTTGCCTGTTGTGCGTATTGTCGACACGCTTTTAAATCACGCCATTATTCAAGATGCTTCCGATATCCATATCGAGCCTCAAGATGGTCAGCTTTTGGTGCGTTATCGTGTGGACGGAATTTTACGCGACGCAATGGTTTTACCAAAAACAGCAGGACCTGGAATTGTTGCGCGTATAAAAGTTCTTTCAAATCTAAAGCTGGACGAAAAACGTCTTCCCCAAGACGGACGATTTAAAATAAATTTAAGCGACCAGAATGTTTCTTTTCGTGTTTCAACACTGCCAACTTATTTTGGTGAAAAGACAGTCATGCGCCTTTTGAAAGAGTCTGTTTCCGGTTTTACACTTGAAGGACTTGGTTTTCATGGCGACGGACTTGAGCAGATTCATTCTGCTACACGACAAACAGTTGGAATGATTTTGGCGACAGGACCTACTGGTTCTGGAAAAACAACAACTCTGTATACAATTTTGGATATTGTTAATACCCCAGATGTAAATATCTCAACAGTCGAAGATCCAATTGAATATCAAATGAAGCGTATTAATCAGACGCAAGTTAAGCCAGAAATTGGTCTCACTTTTGCAAATGGTTTACGTTCCCTCGTTCGACAAGACCCAGACATCATTATGGTGGGGGAAATTCGAGACAACGAAACAGCCTCACTCGCCATTAATGCAGCTTTAACCGGACACCTTGTCCTCTCGACACTCCACACCAACTCCGCAGCTGGAGCCATGCCACGTTTACTTGAGATGGGAGTAGAGCCGTTTCTTCTGACATCGACCCTCGATGTTGTTTTAGCTCAGCGATTGGTCCGCAGACTTTGTTCCCAAAAAGAAAAATACAATCTTTCTGATTTGGAGTTACGTAATTTAGGGAAGTTGGTTGACCTTGAGCGAATGCTTAAGTTTTTACGTGAGGAAAAAATTATTGGACCGAAAGATGGTTGGGATAAGGTATCTTTTTATAAACCAATGAAGTCGGCAGAATGTGAAGAAGGGTACAAGGGGCGAATCGGAATACACGAAGTGCTTAAGGTGACCCCGACGATTAAAGAACTTATCTTAAAAGGCGCGACTTCGGACGAAATTGAATCGCAGGCAAAAAAGGAGGGAATGATGACAATGCTTGAGGACGGAATATTTTTTGCGGCACAGGGTGTTACAACGATTGAAGAGGTTTTGCGTGTCGTCTCGGAATAA
- a CDS encoding type II secretion system F family protein: protein MRFFYKAKTEKGVIENGYLEAPDQISLEGILRERKQTLVFVREEKKLAFFDITTLNNMFVFVKLHDKIIFTRNLSVMLSAGLPLARSLSILGKQTKNYKFKIALDSLLEDINSGMGLSDGMKKFPAIFSNLFVSMVKAGEESGSLPQALRSVGEQLDRTYTINRKVRGALTYPAIILIAIFGIAILMLIYVVPTITKTFADLHVELPGSTQFIINISSFLVNHTTTFILGLAGFIMAAYFAIKSRRGGIVVSFIAMKFPVIGTIVQEFNSARAARTLSSLFSSGVPVQQAISIAADVMQNVYFKAVLVEAGEKVEKGATLSSVFKSHSNLYPVIVGEMIEVGEETGKLAEMLMNVAVFYEEEVEAATKDLSTIIEPLLMIVIGAAVGFFAVSMITPMYSVMSGI from the coding sequence ATGAGATTTTTTTATAAAGCAAAAACTGAGAAAGGCGTAATTGAAAACGGCTATTTAGAAGCTCCTGATCAGATTTCATTGGAGGGTATTTTACGCGAACGGAAACAAACTTTGGTTTTTGTTAGGGAAGAAAAAAAGTTGGCGTTTTTTGATATTACGACCCTTAATAACATGTTTGTTTTTGTGAAGCTTCATGACAAGATTATTTTTACAAGAAATCTTTCCGTGATGCTTTCGGCTGGGCTACCACTCGCAAGATCACTGAGTATTTTGGGGAAGCAAACAAAAAATTATAAGTTTAAGATTGCCTTAGATAGCTTACTTGAGGATATTAATTCTGGAATGGGATTGAGTGATGGAATGAAAAAGTTCCCAGCAATTTTCTCTAACCTTTTTGTATCTATGGTTAAAGCAGGAGAAGAGTCTGGTAGTTTGCCACAAGCTTTGCGTTCTGTTGGTGAGCAGTTGGATCGAACTTATACAATAAATAGAAAAGTAAGAGGAGCTCTTACTTATCCAGCGATAATCCTAATTGCGATTTTTGGAATTGCTATCTTGATGCTTATCTATGTTGTTCCTACTATTACGAAAACATTTGCCGATTTACATGTCGAGCTTCCTGGAAGCACTCAGTTTATAATTAATATTAGTTCTTTTCTGGTTAATCACACTACTACGTTTATTCTAGGGTTAGCTGGTTTCATTATGGCAGCTTACTTTGCGATAAAATCACGACGTGGAGGAATAGTTGTGAGTTTTATCGCGATGAAATTTCCTGTTATTGGAACAATTGTTCAAGAATTTAATTCGGCCAGAGCAGCGAGAACACTATCGTCACTCTTTTCTTCCGGGGTCCCTGTTCAACAAGCAATTTCAATTGCTGCAGATGTTATGCAAAATGTTTACTTTAAGGCGGTGCTTGTTGAAGCCGGGGAAAAAGTAGAAAAAGGAGCAACTCTATCCTCTGTTTTTAAAAGTCACTCCAATCTTTATCCAGTTATTGTGGGAGAAATGATTGAGGTTGGAGAGGAGACAGGAAAGCTTGCGGAGATGCTTATGAACGTAGCTGTTTTTTATGAAGAAGAGGTTGAGGCTGCTACAAAAGATTTGTCTACAATAATAGAGCCACTTCTAATGATTGTGATTGGAGCAGCTGTTGGTTTCTTTGCAGTTTCTATGATTACACCGATGTATTCCGTTATGTCAGGAATTTAA
- a CDS encoding prepilin-type N-terminal cleavage/methylation domain-containing protein: MKIFTQQLKKNKKGFTLTELLVVIAVMALIGSIVWGGLSNYRDVQALQSTTDVIVATLGEARSRAISSVEAIQYGVHFEEKSIVMFEGSQYSASSASNTTTVLSNAISVSSSGLTSSSTEIVFEKITGKGSASGQITVSLSANEDKNFVIIVEPIGIAYRK; encoded by the coding sequence ATGAAAATATTCACACAACAATTAAAGAAGAACAAAAAAGGATTTACCTTAACAGAACTCCTTGTCGTAATCGCTGTTATGGCACTTATCGGGAGTATTGTTTGGGGAGGATTGTCTAACTACAGAGATGTTCAAGCTCTTCAAAGCACTACTGACGTAATTGTTGCAACATTAGGCGAGGCTCGTTCACGGGCTATTTCTTCTGTGGAGGCAATACAGTACGGAGTGCACTTTGAAGAAAAAAGTATTGTTATGTTTGAGGGGAGTCAGTACTCAGCTTCTAGCGCAAGCAACACAACGACTGTTTTGAGTAACGCAATTTCCGTCTCCTCAAGTGGACTAACCTCATCATCAACCGAAATTGTTTTTGAAAAAATTACAGGAAAAGGAAGCGCTTCAGGACAGATAACAGTGTCTTTGTCGGCAAATGAAGATAAAAACTTTGTGATTATTGTTGAACCAATCGGGATTGCGTATCGAAAATAA
- the tpiA gene encoding triose-phosphate isomerase encodes MKKLIVGNWKMNPETAEEAKRIASGIVKFSKNIKKTEVVVCPPILFISAVAEASKKTKVSIGAQDAFYEPKGAYTGSISVDMLKRIGVKYVILGHSERRELGETDELVNKKIKVCLKNNVTPIVCVGEKTRDAHGYYLAFMKKEIEHSLAGIKRKDLKDIVIAYEPVWAVGNKALKAISAEDLSEMVIYIKRTLADLFGQTAALSVRILYGGSVNKENAGEFFYGGGLSGLLVGRDSLDIKKFADIITLTEEAASMK; translated from the coding sequence ATGAAAAAACTAATTGTTGGTAATTGGAAGATGAATCCCGAAACAGCAGAAGAAGCTAAGCGGATTGCTAGTGGGATTGTTAAGTTTTCTAAAAATATTAAAAAAACAGAAGTTGTTGTTTGTCCACCAATACTTTTTATTTCCGCTGTAGCTGAGGCTTCAAAGAAAACCAAGGTTTCTATTGGGGCACAAGATGCTTTTTATGAACCAAAAGGGGCTTATACAGGTTCAATTTCCGTGGATATGTTGAAAAGGATTGGGGTTAAGTATGTAATTCTTGGTCATTCTGAAAGGCGGGAGCTTGGCGAGACAGATGAACTAGTAAATAAAAAAATAAAAGTTTGTTTGAAAAATAACGTGACTCCAATTGTTTGCGTTGGGGAAAAAACACGCGATGCTCACGGGTATTACTTAGCTTTTATGAAAAAAGAAATCGAGCATTCTTTAGCTGGAATTAAAAGGAAAGATTTAAAAGATATTGTCATTGCTTATGAGCCTGTTTGGGCAGTAGGTAACAAGGCCCTTAAGGCAATTAGCGCAGAAGATCTTTCCGAAATGGTTATATATATAAAAAGAACACTTGCTGATTTGTTTGGACAAACAGCGGCCTTGTCTGTACGAATTTTATATGGGGGTTCGGTAAACAAAGAAAATGCAGGAGAGTTTTTTTACGGTGGTGGTTTGAGTGGTCTACTTGTAGGAAGAGATAGTTTAGATATTAAAAAATTTGCGGATATAATCACTCTTACCGAAGAAGCAGCTTCAATGAAATAG
- the pgk gene encoding phosphoglycerate kinase — protein MRLSTLPKNLKLKGKRVLIRLDLNEPIEKGMVVNDFRIRRALPTLQFLVKNGARVVVLSHREKPEDTIKVAVLHLNKFIKAGFVPDVCGSVAEESIKRMADGSILVLENLRREKGEEKNELSFAKKLARFGDIYINEAFSVSHRKHASIVSVPKLLPSFAGFLFAEEVSNLSRAIKPKQPLLMVVSGAKSETKLPLIKKYLPKASNIFVGGALANSFFKEEGYEIGKSLADKNTKALSPLLKNKKVFLPVDVVVRSGEVKWADEVLKNEYIVDNGPESLFILENMIDKSKTVIVNGPLGVYQDGFGAGTEKLLKILAKAKCETIIGGGDTSALVSKLKLEKKFSFVSTGGGAMLDFLINETLPGIKALTR, from the coding sequence ATGCGTTTATCAACACTACCTAAAAATTTAAAGTTAAAAGGAAAGCGTGTTTTAATACGCCTTGATTTAAATGAGCCAATAGAAAAAGGGATGGTGGTTAATGATTTTCGAATACGGAGAGCACTTCCAACTTTGCAATTTTTAGTGAAAAACGGAGCACGAGTTGTTGTACTTAGCCACCGAGAGAAACCCGAAGATACAATTAAAGTTGCGGTTTTGCATTTAAATAAATTTATTAAAGCGGGGTTTGTCCCTGATGTTTGTGGAAGCGTTGCCGAGGAATCAATCAAAAGAATGGCAGACGGGAGTATTCTTGTTTTAGAGAACTTGAGACGCGAGAAAGGGGAAGAAAAAAACGAACTATCTTTCGCAAAGAAGCTTGCGAGATTTGGAGATATTTATATAAACGAAGCGTTTTCAGTCTCTCATAGAAAGCATGCGTCAATTGTTTCAGTACCAAAACTCTTACCTTCTTTTGCGGGTTTTCTTTTTGCTGAAGAAGTTTCTAATCTTTCTCGTGCTATTAAACCAAAACAGCCACTTCTTATGGTTGTTAGTGGCGCCAAATCAGAAACCAAACTTCCACTCATAAAAAAATATTTGCCGAAAGCTTCAAATATTTTTGTTGGAGGCGCACTAGCCAATAGTTTTTTTAAGGAAGAAGGTTACGAAATAGGGAAATCTCTTGCCGATAAAAACACAAAAGCACTAAGCCCACTTTTAAAAAATAAAAAAGTATTTTTACCGGTTGATGTTGTTGTGAGAAGTGGGGAAGTTAAGTGGGCGGATGAGGTTTTAAAGAATGAATACATCGTTGATAATGGCCCAGAATCACTTTTTATTCTTGAAAACATGATTGATAAATCAAAAACCGTTATTGTGAATGGACCACTTGGTGTTTATCAAGATGGATTTGGTGCTGGGACAGAAAAGCTTTTAAAAATTCTCGCAAAAGCAAAATGCGAAACTATTATTGGCGGAGGTGATACTTCGGCTCTTGTTTCTAAATTAAAACTTGAGAAAAAATTCTCATTTGTTTCGACTGGTGGCGGGGCGATGCTCGATTTTTTGATTAACGAAACTCTGCCTGGGATAAAAGCCCTAACTCGCTAA
- a CDS encoding HIT family protein gives MNNETSIEEKNCLFCKIIAGEIPAEKVYEDEHSLAFLDINPINIGHTLLIPKKHTQNIFDTPSETLQNIVSALKIVSSAVKNGVNADGLNIINNNGGPAGQLVYHLHLHLVPRFTGDGFTHWHGKNYNEGEMSATAEKIKKIILDN, from the coding sequence ATGAACAACGAAACATCCATCGAAGAAAAAAATTGTCTTTTTTGTAAAATAATTGCTGGAGAAATTCCAGCCGAAAAAGTCTACGAGGATGAACACTCTTTGGCATTTTTAGATATTAATCCAATAAACATCGGGCACACACTTTTAATACCGAAAAAACATACTCAAAATATTTTTGATACACCAAGTGAAACTCTTCAAAATATAGTGTCGGCACTAAAAATAGTCTCTAGTGCTGTTAAAAATGGAGTTAACGCTGACGGCCTAAATATCATAAACAATAATGGCGGACCAGCAGGTCAACTTGTCTACCACCTACACCTTCATTTAGTTCCCCGATTTACTGGAGATGGTTTCACTCATTGGCATGGCAAAAATTATAACGAGGGAGAAATGTCTGCGACTGCAGAAAAAATCAAAAAGATTATTTTAGATAATTAG
- the recJ gene encoding single-stranded-DNA-specific exonuclease RecJ, whose translation MKETYKIKSEIPDGAREKLAQYGEFLAKLLYHRGIKEADEAERFLNPDYERDTNDPFLILNMERGVERIMRAIEEEERIVVYGDYDCDGIPGSVILHDFFKKIGYKNFLNYIPHRNIEGYGLNRGAIEQFAKDGTALVVTVDCGITDVQEVALANELGIDVIITDHHLPQAILPNAYAIINSKQEGDTYPDNMLCGAGVAFKLVQALLSLGREKWGVPTGWEKWLLDMAGLSTIADMVPLQKENRALAHFGISVLRKSRRPGFQKLLRKMFMDQRHITEDDIAFMIAPRINAASRLDVPFEAFRLLSTNDETTADELSSHLQNINEGRKGMVLSIMKEVKQTMEKRELREIIVIGSPSWKPGVAGLVATRLVEEYDRPVFVWGSDENNTHLKGSCRSDGTINLVELMVNVPDGTFLDVGGHEFSGGFSVSHEAIHFLEDALVKAYLNLPKKEKDTGAIEVDAELTLNQVTRENYKHIEKLAPFGVGNHKPTFIFRGVVPEEVKAFGKGRNHLEIIFKTEKGDLVSAIGFFKTAKDFGTLVEAGTPVDMVATFEKSMYRGVDKLRLRIVDVVAKS comes from the coding sequence ATGAAAGAAACCTATAAAATAAAAAGCGAAATACCAGATGGTGCTCGAGAAAAGCTTGCCCAATATGGAGAATTTTTGGCAAAACTTTTATATCATCGTGGAATAAAAGAAGCAGATGAAGCTGAGAGGTTTTTAAATCCGGATTACGAGCGCGACACCAATGACCCTTTTCTAATTTTAAACATGGAACGTGGAGTGGAGCGTATTATGAGAGCTATCGAAGAAGAGGAAAGAATAGTTGTTTATGGAGATTATGATTGTGATGGAATTCCCGGCTCGGTTATTCTTCATGATTTTTTTAAAAAGATTGGCTATAAAAATTTTTTAAATTATATCCCACATCGAAATATTGAAGGTTATGGATTAAATCGTGGAGCGATAGAGCAATTTGCCAAAGATGGCACAGCACTCGTTGTTACCGTCGATTGTGGAATAACTGATGTTCAAGAAGTTGCTTTGGCGAATGAACTTGGTATTGATGTAATTATTACCGACCATCATTTGCCACAAGCGATACTTCCAAATGCTTATGCAATTATTAATTCAAAACAAGAAGGTGATACCTATCCCGACAACATGCTCTGTGGTGCGGGGGTTGCATTCAAATTAGTTCAAGCTCTTTTGTCTTTAGGGCGCGAAAAATGGGGGGTACCAACTGGATGGGAAAAATGGTTGCTTGATATGGCGGGTCTTTCAACCATTGCCGACATGGTCCCACTTCAAAAAGAAAATCGAGCTTTGGCTCATTTTGGAATTTCTGTTTTGAGAAAATCACGTCGACCAGGATTCCAAAAACTTTTACGAAAAATGTTTATGGATCAACGACACATTACCGAAGACGACATTGCTTTTATGATTGCTCCGAGAATAAACGCCGCTTCACGGCTTGATGTTCCGTTTGAAGCATTTCGTCTTCTTTCTACAAATGATGAAACAACTGCTGATGAACTCTCTAGTCATTTGCAGAACATAAACGAAGGAAGAAAGGGGATGGTTCTTTCGATTATGAAGGAGGTTAAACAAACGATGGAGAAAAGAGAGCTGAGGGAAATTATTGTAATCGGAAGTCCTTCTTGGAAACCTGGGGTTGCGGGTCTTGTGGCAACGCGATTGGTTGAAGAATACGACAGACCTGTTTTTGTTTGGGGGTCTGATGAAAATAACACCCACCTTAAGGGTTCGTGTCGATCTGACGGCACGATTAATTTAGTTGAACTTATGGTTAATGTTCCAGATGGAACATTTTTAGACGTTGGAGGTCACGAGTTTTCGGGTGGGTTTTCGGTTTCACACGAGGCGATTCATTTTTTAGAAGATGCACTTGTTAAGGCGTACCTTAACTTACCTAAAAAAGAAAAAGATACGGGGGCGATAGAAGTTGACGCGGAGCTAACACTTAATCAAGTTACCCGCGAAAATTATAAACATATTGAAAAGTTGGCACCTTTTGGTGTTGGCAACCATAAACCAACCTTTATTTTTCGTGGAGTTGTTCCAGAAGAAGTGAAAGCTTTTGGAAAAGGACGTAACCACTTGGAAATTATTTTCAAAACAGAAAAAGGAGATTTGGTTTCAGCGATAGGTTTTTTTAAAACGGCAAAAGATTTTGGCACTTTAGTTGAGGCGGGGACTCCGGTTGACATGGTGGCAACATTTGAAAAATCGATGTATCGAGGTGTCGATAAATTACGTTTGCGGATTGTTGATGTTGTGGCAAAAAGTTAG
- the rnhA gene encoding ribonuclease HI, translated as MKNNLIIFADGSSLGNPGPGGWGAVVVYENSSKVVELGGGDKHTTNNRMELTGAIEALNFSNTIKDDDQKLILHTDSSYVINGITKWIHNWEKKNWIGTNKKEILNKDLWVKLSKIVKGKKIEWKHVKGHVGIAGNERADFLATMCAKEQSWKKEKFFTGPISKYPYDILNTKVSVTKSVSREKTKSKKKSSSAKAYSYLSLVNGKLMRHATWAECEKRVKGVPKTKFKKAFSKEDEISIAKEWGVK; from the coding sequence ATGAAAAATAATCTTATTATCTTTGCTGACGGAAGCTCTCTTGGAAATCCCGGCCCAGGTGGTTGGGGTGCTGTTGTTGTGTACGAAAATAGTTCAAAAGTAGTTGAACTCGGTGGTGGAGATAAACATACAACCAACAATAGAATGGAGTTAACCGGTGCGATCGAAGCGTTAAATTTTTCTAACACAATAAAGGACGATGATCAGAAGTTGATTCTCCATACAGATTCAAGTTATGTAATAAATGGAATCACTAAATGGATTCATAATTGGGAAAAGAAAAATTGGATAGGTACTAATAAAAAAGAAATTTTGAACAAAGATTTGTGGGTGAAACTTTCAAAAATAGTCAAAGGTAAAAAAATTGAGTGGAAGCACGTGAAGGGCCATGTTGGAATTGCTGGTAACGAGCGAGCTGATTTTTTGGCCACGATGTGCGCAAAAGAACAAAGCTGGAAAAAAGAAAAATTTTTTACAGGTCCAATTTCAAAATACCCATATGATATTTTGAATACGAAAGTTAGTGTGACAAAGTCTGTGTCACGGGAAAAAACAAAATCAAAAAAGAAAAGTTCTAGTGCAAAGGCATACTCATATTTATCGTTAGTGAATGGCAAGCTCATGCGCCACGCAACTTGGGCAGAGTGCGAGAAGAGGGTGAAGGGTGTTCCAAAAACAAAATTTAAAAAAGCATTTTCTAAAGAGGATGAAATCTCTATTGCGAAAGAGTGGGGAGTGAAGTAA